A section of the Acropora muricata isolate sample 2 chromosome 4, ASM3666990v1, whole genome shotgun sequence genome encodes:
- the LOC136913874 gene encoding F-box only protein 22-like yields the protein MAEETQNWNILEVVENILCFLPGRYVATAAHVCRLWRDAVKEIRKSRRGCVVYLSPDNFGFDDISRDTVDFISQQHIEARALLLFLGASPSSSTGRIESFLQPIRKFLPQGCLFIGCTGHGVVGSGMSSSRNQSENSQGVSLMMFPRCEQLEIHDFYMPLPNKYEDMSVVKSFLPDMTLPVKLVIVLARPLSSGKLTRLTLALRSKYGDSVVVVGAFSGNPFSYNSEVRYREIVGLVFAGNLQATSTVITGGTKQESLQNLHDSVQRLVNSNIPKKNSFSLMFSCFSRGSTTYGYENAEYLTLKDALPGTAVAGLMAQQHLAFGCDTEKLKLRGIKPGGQDFLHVDASVLCLGSFALS from the exons atggcggaagaAACGCAGAATTGGAACATCCTAGAAGTTGTGGAAAACATTCTTTGTTTCCTGCCGGGAAGATATGTTGCAACAGCCGCACATGTGTGTCGGCTGTGGCGTGATGCAGTGAAAGAGATCCGTAAATCAAGGCGGGGCTGCGTCGTGTATTTATCCCCGGATAATTTCGGCTTTGACGATATTTCTAGAGACACCGTGGATTTTATAAGCCAGCAGCATATTGAGGCCAGAGCTTTACTCCTTTTTTTAGGAGCTTCTCCTTCATCTAGTACCGGGCGCATTGAGAGCTTTTTGCAACCAATACGAAAGTTTCTTCCACAGGGCTGTCTCTTCATTGGCTGCACAGGTCATGGGGTTGTCGGTTCAGGGATGTCATCTTCCAGGAATCAATCAGAGAACTCACAAGGTGTATCTCTCATGATGTTTCCACGCTGTGAGCAACTTGAGATCCATGATTTTTATATGCCACTTCCCAACAAGTACGAGGATATGAGTGTTGTAAAATCATTTCTTCCCGACATGACACTTCCAGTAAAGCTAGTAATTGTGCTTGCCCGTCCATTATCAAGTGGCAAGCTCACTCGGTTGACCTTAGCTTTGAGGTCGAAGTATGGCGATAGT GTGGTGGTTGTAGGTGCTTTCAGTGGTAACCCTTTTTCCTACAACTCTGAAGTCAGATACCGGGAGATTGTTGGTCTTGTGTTTGCGGGCAATTTACAGGCCACCTCTACTGTCATTACAGGTGGCACGAAACAGGAATCCTTGCAGAATCTTCATGATTCAGTGCAGAGGCTTGTAAATTCCAATATACCAAAGAAAAACAGCTTCAGCTTGATGTTTTCATGTTTCTCACGAGGAAGCACGACTTATGGTTATGAAAATGCTGAGTACTTAACACTTAAAGATGCATTACCTGGTACAGCTGTTGCAGGTTTAATGGCACAGCAGCATTTGGCATTTGGCTGTGACACAGAAAAACTCAAATTAAGGGGTATAAAGCCAGGGGGGCAAGATTTTTTACATGTTGATGCTTCTGTGTTATGTTTGGGCTCATTTGCGCTTTCATAG
- the LOC136913873 gene encoding RING finger protein 37-like → MNFLHPFFNPKVECDVVCSDGYSISNLVSLDFRERSRGFLAAHFIKPPALLLFQLPFPAHVESMVIKPKVGCQISSGISVSVAGIATNDKCIEKRDYYERKATDFFKKRRKRIEPQRKQGQGSIQSSQLNNAVIACHSYNLDITPSSAKCEHSSLFTQVAWLNDKEGKTVRIENKLFQHRLARQGLQVPQTQDIQLEVFQRPSCLQKVTHVVLKIARLSGSSVPAIGRVEIWGQPSIYCKPEILEYALSIQEKIQAGMKLAVDSSQPKSILQVNGSKNHNQQSSQNCSKESIPEDFLDQITYELMTVPLLLPSGHNIDTVTLEKHIAAERSWGRMPSDPFTGKIFSDTSKPVPNSALKVRIDKFLLTSAVNVSGFGRSVGRDTNQLAERGNFSLKMDKEISFMEPRNCSRDTRRGLISPVELSNGKSDQRFVTSPLRSSNGHSEPTQELNHEEAVSRSLDSALHHTLQGLQMFTRKGSKVEKKPILTQASITLSDTDLIERRKRRTTETLSESIKRKALVLCVSCKRDLSETSIFLLPCQHIICRTCLLNVRQQEDSVCKECKSKFKQSDVLRVHNK, encoded by the exons ATGAATTTCCTGCATCCTTTCTTCAACCCTAAAGTAGAATGCGATGTAGTTTGCTCCGATGGATATTCTATTAGCAATCTTGTCAGTCTGGATTTCAGGGAGCGGTCGCGAGGGTTTCTAGCAGCTCATTTCATCAAACCCCCAGCCTTGTTGTTGTTCCAGCTTCCTTTCCCTGCACATGTAGAATCCATGGTCATTAAACCAAAAGTAGGCTGTCAAATTTCATCAGGAATTTCGGTATCGGTAGCAGGAATAGCTACAAATGATAAATGTATTGAAAAGAGAGACTATTATGAGCGTAAGGCGACAGACTTCTTCAAAAAGAGGAGGAAAAGAATTGAACCACAAAGAAAACAGGGCCAAGGTTCCATCCAAAGCAGTCAACTGAACAATGCAGTTATCGCGTGTCACAGCTACAACCTTGACATAACACCTTCCTCAGCAAAATGTGAACACTCCTCGTTATTTACTCAAGTGGCTTGGTTAAATGACAAAGAGGGTAAAACAGTTCGTATcgaaaacaaattatttcagcATAGGCTTGCTAGACAAGGGCTTCAAGTTCCACAGACACAAGACATTCAACTGGAAGTATTTCAGCGACCATCTTGCCTACAGAAAGTGACTCATGTTGTCTTGAAAATTGCTCGACTAAGTGGTTCATCTGTGCCAGCAATAGGGAGAGTTGAAATATGGGGACAGCCGTCCATTTACTGCAAGCCAGAAATTTTAGAATATGCCTTAAGTATTCAGGAAAAAATTCAAGCTGGAATGAAATTAGCTGTTGATTCCTCTCAgccaaaatccattttacaagtTAATGGTTCCAAGAATCATAACCAGCAATCTTCACAAAATTGCAGCAAAGAGTCTATTCCAGAAGATTTTCTTGATCAAATTACTTATGAGCTAATGACAGTACCTTTGCTATTGCCTTCAGGTCACAATATTGATACAGTCACCCTTGAAAAACATATTGCTGCAGAAAGATCATGGGGACGAATGCCATCAGATCCATTTACTGGGAAAATATTTTCTGACACAAGTAAACCAGTCCCAAACAGTGCACTTAAAGTGAGAATTGATAAGTTCTTATTGACATCAGCTGTAAATGTATCTGGATTTGGAAGATCAGTGGGACGAGATACCAATCAACTTGCTGAAAGGGGTAACTTTTCATTGAAAATGGACAAGGAAATTTCTTTCATGGAGCCTAGAAATTGTTCCAGGGACACAAGAAGAGGGTTGATTAGTCCAGTTGAACTTTCCAATGGAAAATCTGATCAAAGATTTGTTACCTCTCCTTTGCGTTCTTCAAATGGGCATTCAG AACCAACCCAAGAACTTAATCATGAGGAAGCAGTGTCCAGAAGCCTTGATTCGGCTTTACATCACACATTGCAAGGTCTGCAAATGTttacaagaaaaggaagcaaagttgaaaaaaagccAATCCTTACTCAAGCCTCCATCACACTATCAGACACTG ATTTAATAGAGAGACGGAAAAGAAGAACGACAGAAACGCTCTCAGAGAGCATTAAGAGGAAAGCATTGGTACTGTGTGTGTCTTGCAAACGAGATCTTTCCGAGACATCTATCTTTCTCCTGCCCTGTCAACATATAATTTGTCGGACATGTCTGTTGAACGTGAGGCAACAGGAAGACAGTGTGTGCAAGGAGTGTAAATCTAAGTTTAAGCAAAGTGACGTTCTTCGAGTTCACAACAAGTGA
- the LOC136914987 gene encoding F-box only protein 22-like — protein MAAKRGIWDIAEVVEIILRFLPGRCVATAAQVCRLWHDTVERIRRSRRDCVVYLSPVNFGFDDFSRDAVDFISQQHIEPRALLLFLGASPSSSTVRIKTFLRSIQKCLPLSCPFIGCTGHRVVGSGMSSSRNQSENSQGLSLMMFPRCEQLEIHDFYVPLRNKYKKISGVKSFLPDMTLPVKLVIVLAHPLSLGKLTHLTVALRSKYGDSVVIVGAYSDNYLFYNSEVTYREIIGLVFAGNLQATSTVITGGTKQESLQNLDDSVQSLVNSDVPKENSFSLMFSCFSRGSMTYGYENAEYLTLKDALPGAAVAGFNGTAAFGCDTEKLKLRGIKPGGRDFLHVDASVLCLGSFALSQPPSS, from the exons ATGGCGGCAAAAAGGGGAATTTGGGACATCGCAGAAGTTGTGGAAATTATACTTCGTTTCCTGCCGGGAAGATGTGTTGCAACAGCCGCACAAGTGTGTCGGCTGTGGCATGACACAGTGGAAAGAATCCGTCGATCAAGGCGGGACTGTGTCGTGTATTTATCCCCTGTTAATTTCGGCTTTGACGATTTTTCTAGAGACGCCGTGGATTTTATAAGCCAGCAGCATATTGAGCCCAGAGCTTTACTCCTTTTTTTAGGAGCTTCTCCTTCATCTAGTACCGTGCGCATTAAGACCTTTTTGCGATCAATACAAAAGTGTCTTCCACTGAGCTGTCCCTTCATTGGCTGCACAGGTCATAGGGTTGTCGGTTCAGGGATGTCATCTTCCAGGAATCAATCAGAGAACTCACAAGGTTTATCACTCATGATGTTTCCACGCTGTGAACAACTTGAGATCCATGATTTTTATGTGCCACTTCGCAACAAGTACAAGAAGATCAGTGGTGTAAAATCATTTCTTCCCGACATGACACTTCCAGTAAAGCTAGTAATTGTGCTTGCCCATCCATTATCACTTGGCAAGCTCACTCACTTGACCGTAGCTTTGAGGTCGAAGTACGGCGATAGT GTGGTGATTGTAGGTGCTTACAGTGATAACTATTTGTTCTACAACTCTGAAGTCACATACCGGGAGATTATTGGTCTTGTGTTTGCAGGCAATTTACAGGCCACCTCGACTGTCATTACAGGTGGCACGAAACAGGAATCCTTGCAGAATCTTGATGATTCAGTGCAGAGTCTTGTAAATTCCGATGTACCAAAGGAAAACAGCTTCAGCTTGATGTTTTCATGTTTCtcacgaggaagcatgacttaTGGCTACGAAAATGCTGAGTACTTAACACTTAAAGATGCATTACCTGGTGCAGCTGTTGCAGGGTTTAATGGCACTGCAGCATTTGGCTGTGACAcagaaaaactaaaattaaggGGTATAAAGCCAGGGGGGCGAGATTTTTTACATGTTGATGCTTCTGTGTTATGTTTGGGCTCATTTGCACTTTCACAGCCTCCGTCCTCATAA
- the LOC136915425 gene encoding uncharacterized protein, giving the protein MASRNRVFPMKSEGRDENDIEFRGTQTIAGKMTSALNPHSSNTVELRQFIFAQSSLNPDQGASRLFKMPQGDNECKIRPPSSPGGFMKRRNSNLANCEKMLQEIGDSTNDLCRRDLTENEAILEWAEDIYCLENSNELDNTKVSVGKEETLSCRPDLKSEGDGKMKPEDPNQALLQYFARLSGSGCVDESLDWEHIQSLLRKGASVNTSDRFGQSLLHEVSRTWGIEVAQFFIEQSADVNKADDYGRTPLHVAASADYPEMVRFLIENGADFHVTTKGELQTPLHFAARNEASQCVKILLAYGATLEVRDYKQRTPLQLAAETNSAECARILMEAGASAGARDESGMSALTLMVTKMPSVALRALDQFHVTDRSHRKQRYYLNFLEYCDPPDTKNRSVLTSPLQTVVEMNCFELIMHPIFQRLIEIKWKFFGVRAWLGIFLNVLLTVSYTLLGITHPNDIKQYYSPLNQNFWRIFVDALVVFLTLNEIRKEVKEFYQSRRENKKFISWRKKEIKRDFQYSHPRWTQERTFIKQHVREIKERKRFYFQDRWNYFDWLTYLMLIVVIILHIINVVVQNDRYNGVFIRILACSIIFVWIRLLKFARPFPTQGPFVVILDNILGDTFRWGFVIAMFYIPYAVAFWMLFGGNTEHPVRGYDNVLHLMYTVIRYPLVDNYGFEGLEERAPVMSRVLSGSFLILSAIVLMNLYIALLSNTFQRVYDNARATAAMQRARLLQDLEQDASDKTVKRYREHIRNKCSPEGSDYHVIISDEEDQNRKQKEKIALVHTIVSDRLGGKKFGKVQKSEFDTVLEDIGHLKRSQKEMQKSLDSLHLRLEEIGSLNAVIYEEVTKVMQHGKEQMSAIDGVNDHVAMLCNNMEEKFQGLSSEVDLKFKTLETEANERGSALEGNLNKRFDKLETEFKEASIRQDKVAEEITEGFSKLERLVELEQEMTERIANIEAYIVHLEEEKIKEKTERKLSPLTRIKSSVGGSPSVSRGGSAKAGAFSSSETPLGGTKSSDGTLDINEGQSTEKQRKRTITMSSQAARDEFIARLKETLRKSDEEEIEAEKSKEN; this is encoded by the exons ATGGCGAGTCGCAACAGGGTGTTTCCGATGAAGAGCGAAGGACGGGATGAGAACGATATAGAATTTAGAGGAACGCAAACCATTGCTGGGAAAATGACGAGCGCTTTGAACCCACATTCATCTAACACAGTGGAGCTTCGGCAATTCATCTTTGCTCAGTCCTCGCTAAATCCAGACCAGGGTGCCTCAAGACTCTTCAAGATGCCGCAAGGGGATAATGAATGCAAAATTCGACCACCCTCGTCACCTGGAGGGTTTATGAAAAGGCGAAATAGCAATCTTGCCAACTGCGAGAAAATGCTGCAAGAAATTGGTGATTCCACTAACGATCTGTGTCGAAGAGATTTAACAGAAAATGAAGCAATTTTGGAATGGGCTGAGGACATTTATTGCTTAGAGAATTCGAATGAACTAGACAACACCAAAGTGAGTGTTGGGAAGGAAGAGACGTTAAGTTGCAGACCGGACCTTAAAAGTGAAGGTGACGGGAAGATGAAACCAGAAGATCCCAACCAAGCTCTGCTCCAGTATTTTGCAAGGCTTTCAGGCTCAGGTTGTGTGGACGAATCATTAGATTGGGAGCATATCCAATCGTTGTTACGTAAGGGTGCCTCTGTGAACACTAGCGATCGATTTGGTCAAAGTTTGCTCCATGAAGTATCCAGAACGTGGGGTATAGAGGTCGCACAGTTTTTCATCGAGCAAA GTGCAGATGTAAACAAAGCTGACGACTATGGTCGAACACCATTACACGTGGCGGCCTCAGCAGATTATCCAGAAATGGTGAGATTTCTGATCGAAAATGGCGCCGATTTTCACGTTACGACAAAGGGAGAATTGCAGACACCACTTCACTTTGCTGCGAGAAACGAGGCCTCACAATGCGTCAAGATTCTACTTGCTTACGGTGCAACTCTTGAGGTCCGAGACTATAAACAGCGAACTCCACTGCAG CTTGCAGCAGAAACCAACAGTGCCGAATGTGCCAGAATTTTAATGGAGGCGGGCGCATCTGCTGGGGCTCGTGACGAGAGCGGGATGTCAGCCCTGACACTTATGGTCACAAAAATGCCAAGTGTG GCACTAAGGGCCTTGGACCAGTTTCACGTCACGGACAGATCCCACCGCAAGCAGCGATACTACCTCAACTTCCTCGAGTATTGCGATCCACCGGACACGAAAAATCGGTCGGTCCTCACTTCACCTTTGCAAACAGTTGTGGAAATGAATTGCTTTGAACTTATTATGCATCCCATATTCCAACGACTGATCGAAATTAAATGGAAATTTTTCGGTGTGAGAGCATGGTTAGGGATTTTCCTTAACGTGTTGCTCACTGTGTCATACACACTTCTAGGAATTACACATCCAAACGACATCAAACAGTATTACTCTCCTTTAAACCAGAACTTTTGGCGAATATTCGTGGATGCTCTGGTTGTCTTCCTAACGTTAAACGAAATTAGGAAAGAAGTGAAAGAATTCTACCAGtcaagaagagaaaacaaaaagtttATATCCTGGAGAAAGAAAGAGATTAAACGTGATTTTCAATATTCTCACCCACGATGGACTCAAGAGAGAACGTTTATAAAACAACATGTCCGCGAGATTAAAGAACGCAAAAGATTTTATTTTCAAGACAGGTGGAATTATTTTGACTGGCTCACATATTTGATGCTAATTGTCGTCATTATACTCCACATCATTAATGTTGTCGTCCAAAATGACAGGTATAATGGTGTCTTTATCCGAATTCTAGCATGCTCCATCATATTTGTTTGGATCAGGTTGCTAAAGTTCGCTAGACCCTTTCCAACCCAAGGTCCATTTGTGGTTATCTTGGATAACATTCTTGGTGACACATTCAGATGGGGATTTGTAATAGCCATGTTCTACATTCCATATGCTGTTGCCTTCTGGATGCTCTTTGGCGGTAATACGGAACATCCGGTGAGGGGTTACGACAACGTGTTACACTTAATGTACACAGTCATTCGATATCCACTCGTTGACAACTATGGCTTTGAAGGCTTAGAGGAACGCGCACCTGTTATGTCACGAGTACTAAGTGGGTCTTTCCTCATCCTTAGCGCCATTGTGCTCATGAACTTGTACATTGCTCTGTTGTCTAACACCTTTCAGCGTGTTTATGACAACGCTCGCGCCACAGCAGCAATGCAACGCGCCCGTCTCCTGCAGGATCTGGAGCAGGATGCATCCGACAAGACCGTTAAACGCTATCGGGAACATATCCGAAACAAGTGTAGCCCAGAAGGGAGCGACTACCATGTGATTATATCCGACGAAGAAGATCAGAACAGGAAGCAAAAGGAAAAGATTGCTTTGGTCCACACAATTGTTAGCGATCGTCTTGGTGgtaagaaatttggaaaagtcCAGAAGAGTGAGTTTGATACGGTATTAGAAGACATTGGGCATTTGAAACGATCCCAAAAGGAGATGCAAAAATCACTGGATAGTCTTCACCTTCGACTCGAAGAAATTGGAAGCCTTAATGCTGTCATCTACGAAGAAGTAACTAAAGTGATGCAGCACGGAAAGGAGCAGATGTCAGCAATAGACGGTGTCAATGACCATGTTGCCATGTTGTGTAATAATATGGAAGAGAAGTTCCAAGGTCTTTCCAGTGAGGTAGATTTGAAGTTTAAAACTCTCGAGACAGAGGCCAACGAAAGAGGCAGTGCACTAGAGGGAAATCTAAACAAGCGATTCGACAAATTGGAAACTGAGTTCAAGGAAGCAAGCATCCGTCAAGACAAGGTGGCGGAGGAGATAACCGAAGGCTTTAGCAAACTTGAACGCCTTGTAGAACTTGAACAGGAAATGACTGAGAGAATAGCAAACATCGAGGCGTATATTGTCCACCTCGAGGAAGAGAAAATCAAGGAGAAAACAGAACGAAAGCTAAGCCCTCTTACAAGGATTAAGTCCAGCGTGGGTGGCTCTCCAAGTGTGTCCAGAGGAGGCTCGGCAAAGGCAGGTGCCTTTTCGTCTAGCGAAACCCCTCTAGGTGGTACCAAGTCGTCTGATGGCACGTTGGACATAAATGAAGGGCAATCGACAGAGAAACAGCGAAAAAGAACCATCACCATGTCAAGCCAAGCAGCAAGAGACGAATTTATTGCCAGACTAAAGGAAACTTTGAGGAAAAGTGATGAAGAGGAAATAGAGgcagaaaaaagcaaagaaaattaa